Proteins encoded within one genomic window of Argiope bruennichi chromosome 7, qqArgBrue1.1, whole genome shotgun sequence:
- the LOC129975403 gene encoding piggyBac transposable element-derived protein 4-like, with amino-acid sequence MIVKCTNTYVESISGNFKRERDAKPLVKEEFCAFVGLLYIAGLHKSSHVNVRDLWATDGTGLDIFRKTMNYKRFLFILRVLRFDDIKTRNDRRKIDKLAPVRNLFEHFIRNCQKSYHVGEYVTLDEKLESFRGRCSFRQYMPKKPARYGLKIFALVDSRTFYTYNMEIYAGQQPDGPYKTDNSSCEIAKRLLVPLYNSGRNVTTDNWYTSYELAEFLQKQKISIVGTIRKNRKVIPPEFASHKNREEYTTLFGFQKNIMILSYMTKKNNCVNLLSTMHNDNHIDESTGDLKKPEVITFYNMTKGAVDVVDEMGGSYSVARISNRWPMVIFFSLLNITGINSRILLLSTKTPPEKFRNRRHFLKDLAFSLLEPHMKSRQKQQEFLDEPQAKKQKLSYRRCYLCPREKDKKSKTTCLKCEKNICREHSVIEAVCTNCKQSNVSDPCTP; translated from the coding sequence ATGATTGTGAAATGCACTAATACTTATGTAGAAAGTATTTCTGGTAATTTCAAAAGAGAAAGAGATGCAAAACCTTTagtaaaagaagaattttgcGCTTTTGTAGGACTATTATATATAGCTGGATTGCACAAATCTTCTCATGTGAATGTTAGAGACTTATGGGCGACAGATGGCACAGGATTAGATATTTTCCGTAAAACTATGAACTATAAGcgatttctttttatacttcgtGTCTTGCGATTTGATGATATCAAAACTCGGAATGACAGACGAAAGATTGATAAATTAGCTCCAGTAAGAAACTTGTTTGAACATTTTATCAGGAACTGTCAGAAGTCATATCATGTAGGTGAATACGTAACATTAGATGAAAAACTAGAGTCTTTTCGAGGCAGATGCTCCTTTCGACAGTATATGCCAAAGAAACCAGCAAGATATGGTTTGAAGATATTTGCTTTGGTCGATTCTAGGACATTTTACACCTACAACATGGAAATATATGCAGGTCAGCAGCCAGATGGCCCTTACAAGACAGATAACAGTTCCTGCGAAATAGCTAAACGCTTGCTAGTTCCATTATACAATTCTGGAAGAAATGTCACCACAGATAATTGGTATACCAGTTATGAATTAGccgaatttttacaaaaacaaaaaatttctattgttgGAACAATACGTAAGAATAGAAAAGTTATCCCGCCTGAATTCGCCTCGCATAAAAATAGAGAAGAATATACAACTCTCTTCGggtttcaaaagaatataatgatTCTTTCTTACATGACGAAAAAGAATAATTGTGTAAATCTTCTGTCAACCATGCATAATGATAATCACATTGACGAAAGTACAGGAGATTTAAAAAAACCGGAGGTAATAACATTCTATAACATGACGAAAGGAGCAGTAGATGTTGTCGATGAAATGGGAGGATCTTACTCTGTTGCTAGAATATCTAACCGGTGGCCTATGGTGATATTCTTTTCACTGCTAAACATTACTGGAATAAATTCAAGGATCTTGCTGTTATCGACCAAAACCCCACctgaaaaattcagaaacagGAGGCATTTCTTGAAGGATTTAGCGTTTTCACTTTTAGAACCTCATATGAAATCAAGGCAAAAACAACAAGAGTTTCTGGATGAACCACaagcaaaaaagcaaaaattaagctACCGTAGATGCTACTTGTGTCCAAGAGAAAAGGACAAGAAATCAAAAACTACGTGTTTgaagtgtgaaaaaaatatatgtcgaGAACATTCAGTAATTGAAGCGGTATGTACAAACTGCAAACAATCTAATGTTTCTGATCCATGTACACCctaa